TCGCCGGTGCCTTCGCCCAGGATCAGCACCCGCTCGATCAGGTTCTTGAGCTGGCGCACATTGCCGGGCCAGGACATGGTCTGCATCAGCGCCACCGCCTCTTCGCTCAGGGCACGCAGCGGCAGGCCCTGACCCTGATGGCACTGGTCGATGAAATGGGCGGCCAGAACCGGGATATCCTCGCGCCGATCCTCGAGCGAGGGCACCGCGATCGGCACCACGTTGAGCCGGTGATAGAGCTCCTGGCGAAAGCGTTCGGCCTGGATCTCGACCTCGAGATCGCGGTTGGTGGACGAGATCACCCGCAGGTCGACCCGCACCTTGTCAGCGCCGCCCACGCGCTGGAATTGCTGATCCACCAGCACCCGCAGGATTTTCGACTGGGTGCCCAGCGGCATGTCTGCCACCTCGTCAAAGAAGACCACGCCGCCATGGGCCTGTTCCAGCAGGCCCGGTTCGACGCCGCGCTCCTGGCTTTCGCGGCCGAACAGCATCTCTTCCATCCGCTCCGGCTCGACCCCGGCGCAGTTGACGGTGACAAAGGGCGCGTTGGCGCGGTTGGAATGGGCGTGGATATAGCGCGCGGCGATCTCCTTGCCCGCGCCCGCCGGCCCGCGCAGCATCACCCGGCCGTTGGATTTGGTCACCTTGTCAAGCTGGCCGATCATGGCGCGGAACGCCGCCGACTGGCCGATCATGTCGGCGCAGGTCACTTCGCGGCGTTTGAGCTGCGCATTCTCGCGGCGCAGGCGCGAGGTTTCCATCGCGCGCCGGATCACCACCATCAGCTGGTCGATGTTGAACGGCTTCTCGATGAAGTCATAGGCGCCCTGCTTGATCGCGGCCACCGCGATCTCGATATTGCCATGGCCCGAGATGATCACCACCGGCACATCCGGGTTGTCGCGCTTCACCGCCTTCAGGATGTCGATCCCGTCCATCCGGCTGTCCTTGAGCCAGATATCGAGGATCAACAGCCCCGGTGGTTCGGCGTTGATTTCGGCCATGCATTCGTCGGACGTGCCCGCCAGCCGGGTGGTATAGCCCTCGTCCTCGAGAATATCCGAGACCAGTTCCCGAATATCGCGCTCGTCGTCAACGATCAGAATATCACTCATGTCGGTCCTGCTTTCGCCTTGTTTCTGGCCGCCTGTCTTTGCATGGCGGTTCTGGAGGCCGGGTCGTAGCCCGGCAGACGGATGACGGCCATGGCGCCGAAATGGTCCTGGCCGTCAAAGACGGGCGCATCCTCCAGATGCAGCGTCCCGCCATGTTCCTCGATGATCTTCTTGACGATGGGCAGGCCCAGGCCTGTGCCCTCGTCGCGGGTGGTGACATAGGGTTCGAACAGGCGTGCCCGATCCTCGGGCAGGCCGATCCCGTTGTCCGCAATGGTGATCTGGCTGCCTTCGGCATCGCCGGTCAGGGTGACCCTGATTTCCGGCGCCAGCCCTTCGGGGGCACCCTTTTTCACCAATGTCTCAATCGCTTCGCCCGCGTTCTTGATCAGGTTCGTCAGCGCCTGGCTAAGCATGGTGGCATCCACATTGCCCATCAGCGGCGCTTCGGGCAGATCGGCCCTGACCCGCACATCGGGCTGGCCGGTCTGTTGCAGCAGTACCGCATCGCGCACCAGCCGGGTCAGATCCTCCTCATGCCGGTCGGGTTCGGGCATGCGGGCGAATTTCGAGAACTCATCAACGATGCGGCGCAAATCGTTGGTCTGGCGCACGATCACATCGGTCATCGATTCCAGGCTGTCGCAATCCTCTTCGTCCAGCTTGCGCGAGAACTTGCGCTTGATGCGCTCGGCGCTCAGCTGGATCGGTGTCAGCGGGTTCTTGATCTCATGCGCGATGCGCCGGGCCACGTCGCCCCAGGCCGCCATCCGCTGGGCGCTGACCAGATCGGTGACATCGTCAAAGGCGATCACATAACCTTCGAGCGTGTCATCCTCGCCGCGCCGGGTGGACATGCGCACCAGCAGGTTTTCCAGCTGCCCCTTGCGGGTCACCTTGATCTCGGCCTGCACGGTTTCCTGCCCTGCCGCGACCAGGCTTTCAAACAGCGACACGAACTCGGGCACCGCAACCGCCAGATCCAGGCTTTGTTCATCGCCCGACCAGTCCAGCAGCCGTTCGGCCGAGCGGTTGACGAAGGTTACCTTCCCCTGCGAATCCAGCCCCACCACACCCGAGGTGACCGAACTGAGCACCGAATCGAACAGCCGCCGCCGGCGTTCGATCTGGTGGGTATTCTCCAGCAGCGTGTCGCGCTGGCCCTTCAGCTGGCGGGTCATCTGGTTGAAATAGCGCCCCAGCATGGCGATCTCGTCATCGCCCGGCTCCTCGGGCACCTGCACCCCCAAATCGCCTCCGCCGACCCGCTGCGCCGCCGTCGTCAGCCGCCCCACCGGGCGCGACAGCCGTTCGGCGAACCACAGGCCCAGCCAGACCGCGGCCAGAATAAGAATCACCGCAAAGCCCAGGTACAGCAGACCGAATTCGAACAGCACCCGGCCGCGCTCGTTCTCGAGCTGCTGGTACAGGTGCACCGTCTCCTTGGTGTCGTCGAGCAGGTTCAGGATCTCGCCATCCACCACGCGGCTGACATAGAGATAGCGGTCGGGATAGGCCTGCAGCATCACCAGGGCGCGGAACTCGTTATTGTCCCAATCCTGGATGATCACATGACCGTTGGTCTGGGCGGCGCGGAACTGTTCCGGCTCGGGCTGCTCATAGTCGAACTGGTATGACCGGTCGCCACGGGCCCGAATCTCGCCGATACCGTCCACCACATAGGCCTCGCGCAGCCCGCGCTGGATCTGCCCCTGGCCCTGCGCCAGCACACCGCGCAGCTCGGCATCAGAGATGAAGAAGTTGAGCGTGCGCGCCTGATCCAGATAGCGGGCCAAGGCGCGGGCATCCTGGGTCAGCCCCTCGCGATGCTCCTGCTCATAGGCCTCGGCCGCCGCAAGCGAGCTGCCCACCACATTGCGCACCCGGTCCGAGAACCAGCCTTCGAGCCCGATGTTGAGCGTGAGCCCGGCAAAGATCGCCACCGTGATCGTCGGGATCAGCGCCAGCAGGGTGAACACCCCGATCAGGCGCAGGTGCAGGCGGGATCCCGCCGATTTCTCGCGTCGGGCGGCCACCAGACGGCCCACCTGCGACAGCACCAGCGCTGCCAGGGCCAGAATATAGACCAGATCCGCCAGAAGGATGAGTCGCAGCGTGGTCGAGCCCGCGCCCAGATCGAAGGGACCGGTCACCAGATAGGTGGCAACGGTCAGGGCCGGCCCCAGAACAACCAGGCCCAAAGTCCCGATATTGCGGGCTTTTCGCGTCTTGCGCCATTCGCTGAGCGAAAGGAACGGCCCGTTCTGTGACCGGGTTGCCACCTGCTGCCCTCATCCTGATGTGCCGCTAACGCGGCTTACCGCCATATCTCGTGGTCGTTGCCGGGTTGCGACCCGGATGCCACGCATTGTGTGGCGATATTACATCAGTTTGCGCCGCCGTGTCACCTCTATATCGAGATCGGTGATTTTCTTGCGCAACGTATTCCGGTTGATCCCCAGAAGATCGGCGCATTTCGCCTGATTGCCGCCCGACGCCTCGAGCGCGATTTCGATCAGCGGCGCCTCGACCTCGCGCAGGATACGCTGATAGAGACCCGGCGGCGGCAGCACATTGCCATGAAGGTCAAAGTATCGCTGCAGATGCCGCGCCACCGAGGCCGACAGCTTTTCGCTGTCGCCGCGCCCGCCAAGCGCGGGTTCCAGCTCGGGCTGGTTGCCCAGCACCTGCTCGACCTCGGTACGCGAGATTTCCTCGGCCCGGCTGATCAGCGACAGGCGGCGCACGGCGTTTTCAAGCTGCCGCACATTGCCCGGCCAGGAATAGATACGGAACAGCTCGGCCGCGCCGGCGCCCAGCCAGCGCTTGGGCGCGCCATCCCGTTCGGCCTTGGCCAGGAAATACTCGGTCAGCAGCGGGATATCGTCGACCCGTTCGCGCAGGGCGGGCACATGGATGGGCGCCCCGCACAGCCGGTAATAAAGGTCGCGGCGCAGCTTGCCCGCCTCCATCGCGCGGGCCGGATCGCCCTGACTGGTGGCCATGAAGCGGGGCACGTAATCGCCGGGCGCATCCATCATCCGCACGATGCGGCCCTGCAACTCGTCTCCGATATCGGCGATCTCGTCGATCAGCAGGGTGCCGCCCTTGACCCGGGCCAGCACGCGCGCCGGCCCTTCGAGGTCCATAAGATCGGAGGCGGTGACCGAGATGAAGGGCAAGGTGCGCCGGTCCGAGAAATCATGGATGGTGCGGGCGATCAGCGATTTGCCGGTGCCGCTTTCGCCCGAGATCATCACCGGCAGATCGGTGTTCATCACCTTGGCCACCAGCCGATAGAGCGCCTGCATCGCCGGGGTGCGCCCCACCAGCGGCAGCTCATCGGGACGCTCCGCGCCCTCTTCGCGCGGCTCGGAGGACACGGTGCGGCGTTTCTGTTCCAGCGCGCGCGCGGTGCGCTTCATCAGGTCGGGCAGGTCAAAGGGTTTGGGCAGGTAGTCATAGGCCTCGGCCTCGGCGGCCTGGATCGCGGTCATGATGGTGTTCTGGGCCGAGATCACGATCACCGGCAGGCCGGGCCGGTCCTGAGCGATCTTGGGCAGCATCTCCAGCCCGTTGCCATCGGGCATGACCACGTCCGAGATCACAACATCGCCCTTGCCCTCGGCCACCCAGCGCATCAGCGTGGTCAGGCTTGATGTCGCATGCACCTTGCAGCCCGCCCGCGTCAGCGCCTGGGTCAACACCGTGCGGATCGTGCGGTCATCATCGGCTACCAGAACCGTTCCATCCATCAGTTGCTCTCCTTTTCGCCGCGATCCTTCGGTACCCGGGGCAGCGACAGGCGGAACACCGTGCGGCCCGGGACCGAGTCGACGGCGATCCAGCCGTCATGGTCGGAAATGATCTTGCTCACCAGCGCCAGGCCCAGCCCGGTGCCATTCTCGCGTCCCGAGACAAAGGGGTCGAAGATATCGGCGCGAATCTCTTCGGGCAGGCCGGGGCCGTCATCGATCACCTCGACCTGAAGCGGCAGCGACTGGCCCGACCCGTCATTGCGGCGCAGGCGGAAGGAATGTTCGAAATAGGTCCTGAGGCGAATGGTGCCGCCGCCCGGCGCCGCCTCGGAAGCGTTCTTGAGCAGGTTCAGCACCACCTGCAACAGCTGGTCAGGATCGCCATAGGCCAGCGGCAGCGAGGGGTCGTAATCCTCGATGATCTTCATATGCGCGCCAAATCCGAGAAGGGCCGAGCGGCGCGCCCGGTCCAGCACATCGTGGATGTTGACCGGCTTGAAATCGGGCACGCTGAGATTGCCGAACTGTTCGACCTGTTCCAGCAGCTTCACGATCCGGCGGCTTTCCG
The window above is part of the Ruegeria pomeroyi DSS-3 genome. Proteins encoded here:
- a CDS encoding sigma-54-dependent transcriptional regulator, which codes for MSDILIVDDERDIRELVSDILEDEGYTTRLAGTSDECMAEINAEPPGLLILDIWLKDSRMDGIDILKAVKRDNPDVPVVIISGHGNIEIAVAAIKQGAYDFIEKPFNIDQLMVVIRRAMETSRLRRENAQLKRREVTCADMIGQSAAFRAMIGQLDKVTKSNGRVMLRGPAGAGKEIAARYIHAHSNRANAPFVTVNCAGVEPERMEEMLFGRESQERGVEPGLLEQAHGGVVFFDEVADMPLGTQSKILRVLVDQQFQRVGGADKVRVDLRVISSTNRDLEVEIQAERFRQELYHRLNVVPIAVPSLEDRREDIPVLAAHFIDQCHQGQGLPLRALSEEAVALMQTMSWPGNVRQLKNLIERVLILGEGTGDIEARELPSDEDKAAEEGRVVLSGALATLPLREAREAFEREYLLTQINRFGGNISRTASFVGMERSALHRKLKSLGVVTSSKSGARVAHMDEEIETVE
- a CDS encoding sensor histidine kinase NtrY-like — its product is MATRSQNGPFLSLSEWRKTRKARNIGTLGLVVLGPALTVATYLVTGPFDLGAGSTTLRLILLADLVYILALAALVLSQVGRLVAARREKSAGSRLHLRLIGVFTLLALIPTITVAIFAGLTLNIGLEGWFSDRVRNVVGSSLAAAEAYEQEHREGLTQDARALARYLDQARTLNFFISDAELRGVLAQGQGQIQRGLREAYVVDGIGEIRARGDRSYQFDYEQPEPEQFRAAQTNGHVIIQDWDNNEFRALVMLQAYPDRYLYVSRVVDGEILNLLDDTKETVHLYQQLENERGRVLFEFGLLYLGFAVILILAAVWLGLWFAERLSRPVGRLTTAAQRVGGGDLGVQVPEEPGDDEIAMLGRYFNQMTRQLKGQRDTLLENTHQIERRRRLFDSVLSSVTSGVVGLDSQGKVTFVNRSAERLLDWSGDEQSLDLAVAVPEFVSLFESLVAAGQETVQAEIKVTRKGQLENLLVRMSTRRGEDDTLEGYVIAFDDVTDLVSAQRMAAWGDVARRIAHEIKNPLTPIQLSAERIKRKFSRKLDEEDCDSLESMTDVIVRQTNDLRRIVDEFSKFARMPEPDRHEEDLTRLVRDAVLLQQTGQPDVRVRADLPEAPLMGNVDATMLSQALTNLIKNAGEAIETLVKKGAPEGLAPEIRVTLTGDAEGSQITIADNGIGLPEDRARLFEPYVTTRDEGTGLGLPIVKKIIEEHGGTLHLEDAPVFDGQDHFGAMAVIRLPGYDPASRTAMQRQAARNKAKAGPT
- a CDS encoding sigma-54-dependent transcriptional regulator, producing the protein MDGTVLVADDDRTIRTVLTQALTRAGCKVHATSSLTTLMRWVAEGKGDVVISDVVMPDGNGLEMLPKIAQDRPGLPVIVISAQNTIMTAIQAAEAEAYDYLPKPFDLPDLMKRTARALEQKRRTVSSEPREEGAERPDELPLVGRTPAMQALYRLVAKVMNTDLPVMISGESGTGKSLIARTIHDFSDRRTLPFISVTASDLMDLEGPARVLARVKGGTLLIDEIADIGDELQGRIVRMMDAPGDYVPRFMATSQGDPARAMEAGKLRRDLYYRLCGAPIHVPALRERVDDIPLLTEYFLAKAERDGAPKRWLGAGAAELFRIYSWPGNVRQLENAVRRLSLISRAEEISRTEVEQVLGNQPELEPALGGRGDSEKLSASVARHLQRYFDLHGNVLPPPGLYQRILREVEAPLIEIALEASGGNQAKCADLLGINRNTLRKKITDLDIEVTRRRKLM
- a CDS encoding two-component system sensor histidine kinase NtrB, which translates into the protein MSAESALWASLPVPAFLIDADDRIVDVNSAAEGFLNLSRKAVLGHPIWDQLAIDAPIEPAFERARGQGTPLFVNDIDVGSGNRAPLQCAIQIAPLVGSPGVMMMLVSPRELAGRMTQSHSVKSAAQSAIGMAEMLAHEIKNPLAGITGAAQLLSMNLAPEDLELTDLIVAESRRIVKLLEQVEQFGNLSVPDFKPVNIHDVLDRARRSALLGFGAHMKIIEDYDPSLPLAYGDPDQLLQVVLNLLKNASEAAPGGGTIRLRTYFEHSFRLRRNDGSGQSLPLQVEVIDDGPGLPEEIRADIFDPFVSGRENGTGLGLALVSKIISDHDGWIAVDSVPGRTVFRLSLPRVPKDRGEKESN